One segment of Anguilla anguilla isolate fAngAng1 chromosome 1, fAngAng1.pri, whole genome shotgun sequence DNA contains the following:
- the LOC118231325 gene encoding 40S ribosomal protein S18, producing MSLVIPEKFQHILRVLNTNIDGRRKIAFAITAIKGVGRRYAHVVLRKADIDLNKRAGELTDDEVERVVTIMQNPRQYKIPDWFLNRQKDVKDGKYSQVLANGLDNKLREDLERLKKIRAHRGLRHFWGLRVRGQHTKTTGRRGRTVGVSKKK from the exons ATG TCTCTGGTAATCCCTGAGAAGTTCCAGCACATTCTGCGTGTTCTTAACACGAACATTGATGGGAGGAGGAAGATCGCCTTTGCCATCACTGCCATCAAG GGTGTTGGTAGACGGTATGCCCATGTTGTCCTGAGGAAAGCTGATATCGACCTCAACAAAAGAGCTGGGGAGCTGACCGATGATGAG gtTGAGAGAGTGGTGACTATAATGCAGAATCCTCGCCAGTACAAAATCCCTGACTGGTTCCTGAACAGGCAAAAAGATGTCAAGGATGGAAAATACAGCCAg GTTCTTGCCAACGGTCTGGACAACAAACTAAGAGAAGATCTGGAGAGATTGAAGAAGATCAGGGCTCATCGTGGCCTCAGGCACTTCTGGGG TCTGCGTGTGCGAGGTCAACACACCAAGACTACAGGCCGCCGTGGTCGCACCGTTGGTGTGTCCAAGAAGAAGTAA
- the c4b gene encoding complement C4-B: MLSSVYLLLCLSYAVLPTSASNRFLVTAPSVFHVGVKERVLVQLFQSPRMVSLYLEDETTGLVVSNKVTISPTVEGTIQTVELEVNRNQISELDIFRTETPYLLLVYDDQPEKRDMVRVLVSQHRGYIFIQTDQPVYNPTQNVKFRIFTLDHSMRPHTEPVHISVINSGGNTVKRIHQIPEGGIFSDYLKIPDVSEPGVWKIVAHYQGDEKNAVTREFHVKKFVVPSFDVSFETKKSYFLVDWEQFNFTILASYSYGETVNGAFHCRFGVREEGADGKEGGKAPTVFIRGLEETGSVKDGKAVVSVQRSQFLNLLNRNKIDPVDLRQLAQNGARFYITASVTDIHSGELQEAEMDLPIVANRYSVDLSRTRSYFIPTVSFQVQVVVRLPNGSPAPRVKVEIQIPVSNDQSQIATTDSEGAVNVFFSIPDNTPATKITAIVDGYQYEMTALPASSPSRSFLFINMNSKVVTPGEGISVDIDFITVGGGPVDRHIYYLVLSRGELRKSEKVRTGEVTRIMLPISSDLTPSFRLIAYYYNQGGDIIADSVWVDVKDVCAGKISLSSGTPYPPGSKAELHIDLQGQKAKVALLAVDKAIYALNVQNKLTPKQVFASMQSYDLGCSYSGGYDTAAVFNNAGLSFISHSSTSRSQMRKGFGCEKGFRRQRRSLNLQQFMISKVFSYTDEKLQKCCQDGFTLIPMRLSCEERARRVSRGGKEQACVMAFLDCCHEGVKQRDMKMQQEALKGLGRTADGGEMEDFFDTNVGSIRRFFDTSFEFREIDVNGEQKYSLILPDSITTWEIQAVSLSASHGFCVSEPHELRVFKKVFISLRLPYSVKRYEQLFITAVIYNYGDDKRELSIHMKSEEGLCSPGSASSLSYLNVTVSPGSAKTVTFSAVPMVTGKIPITLLLYDKEWDMGLDSVQKSLLVVTEGIEKREEMSYFLDIDGSGKSFEIDGYLPNSTVPDSGTNLFVMIEGEVFGKPTVLSLLSASGVVGLLRAPLGCAEQTMILMSPTALALRYLDLSQGWKELPPQTRDTALTHIENAYSRILTFKKDNASYGAWLEHPASNWLTALVVKVMCLVLDRQLAGRGEQGRQGMEFVSEQEIYESVKYLISQQKNGSFTDPHPVIHREMQGGVGGVEGDVSLTAFITIAMHHSLPLLSEENKKDVENSITASIAYLIDRFESLERPYAVAITAYCLALCQEDHSLALSAWGKLKDLATEDGDCRMWASRSDLRLANEVQGNKVPPPHAITVETTAYALLTAVANKDMEWADSAVCWLSKQENYGGGFKSTQDTIVALEALSEYALSRSSSPSTKLDLQFTAPGRSQKAKLTMDKPGERVETELKRLLGSNINVQASGQGKAKMKVVMAYHALQPEDTCQLLSISITVQGKVEYTAQVLDNYDYVDYDEKGERKEEVEDRDIPHSKIEWFDARSRRRRDTDESRKTAVEYVVCVSHDLSRNLSGMAIADITLLSGFEALTEDLDKLKELSDRYISHYETTQGRVLLYFDEVPEGKECIKFGAVQRVPIGLLQPAPASFYDYYEPDRKCTIFYSAPQRSRMVSTLCSGEVCQCAEKPCHKEKKTFEMSAKKNARFDFACFFPTVEYGYRVKIDHMSEQSNFELYHTTVIDVLRATGDESVAKGSVRVFAKRRQCKGTLQMGKTYLIMGKDGTTTDTHGQMQYLLDSSSWVEQLPSESQCQASRKRFQCKDLNTFLSQYQTDGCTQ; this comes from the exons ATGCTGTCCTCAGTCTACCTGCTGTTGTGCCTCTCCTATGCCGTACTTCCCACCTCTGCAAGTAACCG GTTCCTGGTCACAGCTCCCAGTGTTTTCCACGTGGGGGTGAAGGAAAGAGTTCTAGTCCAGTTGTTCCAGTCTCCCCGAATGGTTTCACTCTACCTGGAGGATGAAACAACCGGTCTGGTTGTATCCAACAAAGTCACAATTTCCCCAACTGTTGAAGGGACCATACAGACTGTGGAGCTGGAG GTGAACAGAAACCAAATTTCGGAGCTGGACATCTTCCGAACAGAAACCCCATATTTGCTGCTGGTGTATGATGACCAGCCAGAAAAGAGAGACATGGTCAGAGTGCTTGTTTCTCAGCACAGAGGATACATCTTCATTCAGACCGACCAACCTGTATACAACCCGACACAAAACG TTAAGTTCAGGATTTTTACGTTGGATCATTCCATGAGACCCCATACCGAGCCTGTACACATCAGCGTCATT AATTCTGGAGGAAATACCGTGAAGAGAATACACCAGATTCCAGAAGGCGGGATCTTCTCTGACTACCTCAAAATTCCTGATGTGTCAGA ACCCGGTGTGTGGAAGATTGTGGCACATTATCAAGGAGATGAAAAGAATGCTGTCACACGAGAATTTCATGTCAAGAAGTTTG TGGTCCCGAGTTTCGATGTCTCCTTTGAAACAAAGAAGAGCTATTTTCTGGTGGACTGGGAGCAGTTTAACTTCACCATCCTTGCCTC GTACTCGTATGGTGAGACTGTGAATGGAGCATTTCATTGCCGTTtcggagtgagagaggagggggcagatGGCAAAGAAGGGGGGAAAGCACCGACAGTATTCATCAGGGGACTGGAAGAGACAGGATCG GTAAAGGATGGGAAGGCGGTGGTCAGTGTCCAGAGGAGCCAATTCCTCAACCTCCTAAATCGCAACAAGATCGATCCAGTTGACCTGAGACAGCTGGCACAGAACGGAGCACGATTTTACATCACTGCATCCGTCACTGACATCCACA GTGGGGAACTTCAGGAAGCTGAGATGGATCTTCCAATAGTTGCTAACCGCTACTCTGTGGACCTTTCCAGGACTCGTTCTTACTTTATTCCTACAGTCTCTTTTCAAGTCCAG GTCGTGGTTCGACTCCCTAATGGGTCCCCAGCCCCGCGTGTGAAAGTGGAGATTCAAATTCCAGTTTCCAATGATCAATCCCAAATTGCCACAACAGATTCAGAGGGAGCAGTTAATGTCTTCTTTTCTATTCCCGACAATACACCAGCTACAAAGATTACT GCAATAGTAGATGGTTATCAGTATGAGATGACTGCTCTTCCTGCTTCATCACCCAGCAGAAGCTTCCTATTCATAAACATGAACTCAAAGGTTGTGACCCCAGGGGAGGGAATCTCAGTTGACATTGACTTCATAACAGTTGGAGGTGGTCCAGTGGATAGACACATTTACTATCTG GTACTCAGTAGAGGAGAGTTAAGGAAATCGGAGAAGGTCAGGACAGGGGAGGTGACAAGAATTATGCTCCCCATATCTAGTGACTTGACACCCTCGTTCCGACTGATTGCCTATTACTACAACCAGGGTGGTGACATCATTGCTGATTCAGTATGGGTGGATGTCAAAGATGTATGTGCGGGGAAG ATTTCCCTGTCTTCAGGGACACCATATCCTCCAGGGTCAAAAGCTGAACTGCACATAGATCTGCAAGGTCAGAAAGCTAAAGTAGCCTTACTGGCAGTGGATAAAGCCATCTATGCACTAAATGTCCAAAACAAGCTCACCCCAAAACAG GTCTTCGCCTCTATGCAGTCCTATGACCTGGGCTGTTCCTACTCTGGGGGTTATGACACAGCGGCCGTTTTCAACAATGCTGGCCTTTCCTTCATCTCCCATTCCTCAACTTCCAGGTCGCAAATGCGGAAAG GCTTTGGCTGTGAGAAAGGCTTCAGAAGGCAGAGAAGGTCTCTCAATCTACAGCAGTTTATGATTTCCAAAG TGTTTAGTTACACAGATGAAAAGCTACAGAAGTGTTGCCAGGATGGCTTCACCCTGATTCCCATGAGGCTCAGCTGTGAAGAGCGAGCTCGGAGAGTATCACGTGGAGGGAAAGAGCAGGCCTGTGTCATGGCCTTCCTGGACTGCTGCCATGAAGGCGTGAAGCAGAGGGACATGAAGATGCAGCAGGAAGCTCTCAAGGGGCTGGGCAGGA CTGCTGATGGAGGAGAAATGGAAGACTTCTTTGATACCAATGTTGGAAGCATTCGTCGCTTCTTTGACACTAGCTTTGAATTTAGAGAGATCGATGTGAATGGGGAACAAAA GTATTCATTAATTCTGCCTGACTCCATCacaacctgggagattcaggctgtcagtctgtctgcttCACATG GGTTCTGTGTGTCGGAACCCCATGAACTGCGTGTATTCAAGAAGGTGTTCATCTCTCTGCGCCTACCCTACTCTGTAAAACGATATGAGCAGCTGTTCATTACTGCTGTCATCTACAACTATGGAGACGACAAAAGAGAG CTGTCTATCCATATGAAGTCAGAAGAGGGGCTGTGCTCACctggctccgcctccagccTCTCCTACCTTAATGTCACTGTTTCACCTGGCTCTGCCAAAACAGTGACCTTCTCTGCAGTTCCCATGGTGACAGGAAAGATTCCTATCACCCTGTTGCTTTATGACAAAGAGTGGGATATGGGTCTAGATTCTGTTCAGAAGAGCCTGTTGGTTGTG aCAGAGGGAatagagaagagagaggagatgagCTATTTTCTTGACATTGATG GGAGTGGGAAGAGTTTTGAAATTGATGGATATTTGCCAAATAGCACAGTTCCTGACTCTGGAACCAACCTGTTTGTCATGATTGAAG GTGAGGTGTTTGGCAAGCCCACCGTTCTGTCCCTGCTCTCTGCCTCGGGGGTGGTGGGGCTGCTGCGAGCCCCCTTGGGGTGTGCTGAGCAGACCATGATCCTGATGTCCCCCACGGCACTGGCCCTTCGATACCTGGACCTCAGCCAGGGGTGGAAAGAACTTCCCCCACAGACCAGAGACACAGCGCTCACTCACATAGAGAACG CTTATTCCAGAATTCTGACATTCAAGAAGGACAATGCATCCTATGGAGCATGGCTAGAGCATCCCGCAAGCAACTG gctgacAGCCCTCGTGGTGAAGGTCATGTGTTTGGTGTTGGACCGACAGCTGGCTGGAAGGGGAGAGCAGGGCCGACAGGGCATGGAGTTTGTGTCAGAGCAGGAGATCTATGAGTCAGTGAAATACCTGATCTCACAGCAGAAAAATGGGAGCTTCACAGACCCCCATCCAGTCATTCACAGAGAAATGCAG ggaggtgtggggggtgtggagggggatGTGTCGCTCACTGCCTTCATAACCATCGCTATGCATCACTCCTTGCCTTTACTGAGTgaggagaacaagaaagacGTG GAGAACAGTATCACTGCTTCCATAGCCTATCTCATCGATCGTTTTGAATCCCTGGAGAGACCTTACGCTGTGGCCATCACTGCATACTGTCTGGCCCTCTGCCAAGAAGATCACAGCCTGGCCCTCTCTGCCTGGGGCAAGCTTAAAGACCTGGCTACTGAAG ATGGAGATTGTCGGATGTGGGCCTCCAGATCTGACCTGCGATTGGCCAATGAGGTGCAAGGTAACAAGGTTCCACCCCCTCATGCTATCACAGTAGAGACCACAGCCTATGCCCTTCTAACAGCAGTGGCCAATAAGGACATGGAGTGGGCAGATTCAGCAGTCTGTTGGCTCTCAAAGCAGGAGAACTATGGAGGGGGTTTCAAATCCACCCAG GACACAATAGTGGCACTGGAAGCCCTCTCTGAATATGCATTAAGCAGATCATCCTCACCCTCCACAAAGCTGGACTTGCAGTTCACTGCACCAGGCAGGAGCCAGAAAGCAAAATTGACTATGGACAAACCTGGGGAGAGAGTGGAAACTGAGCTGAAG AGGCTGTTGGGAAGCAATATTAATGTACAAGCATCAGGACAGGGAAAAGCCAAGATGAAG GTGGTGATGGCATATCATGCACTTCAGCCTGAGGACACCTGTCAGCTGCTGTCCATTAGCATCACGGTGCAGGGCAAGGTTGAATACACTG ctcaagTGTTAGATAACTATGACTATGTGGACTACGAtgaaaaaggggagagaaaggaggaggtggaggacaGAGACATCCCTCATTCAAAGATCGAGTGGTTTGATGCTCGTAGTAGACGCAGGAGAGACACTGATGAGAGCCGGAAGACAGCTGTGGAGTATGTGGTCTGTGTCAG cCATGACCTGAGTAGAAACCTCTCTGGCATGGCTATTGCTGACATTACGCTGCTCAGTGGCTTTGAAGCACTGACTGAAGATCTGGATAAG cTGAAGGAGCTATCAGACCGGTATATATCTCACTATGAGACCACGCAGGGAAGAGTTCTGTTGTATTTTGATGAG GTCCCAGAGGGAAAGGAGTGTATAAAATTTGGAGCTGTGCAGAGAGTACCTATAGGCCTACTACAGCCTGCTCCTGCTTCTTTCTATGATTATTATGAACCAG acaggaagtgtacTATATTCTACAGTGCCCCCCAGAGGAGCAGAATGGTATCAACTCTCTGTTCAGGGGAAGTGTGTCAGTGCGCAGAAA